A genomic region of Papaver somniferum cultivar HN1 chromosome 7, ASM357369v1, whole genome shotgun sequence contains the following coding sequences:
- the LOC113293474 gene encoding histone H2B.7-like: protein MAPKAEKKPAEKKPAEEKKAEKAPAGKKPRAEKKLPSKDASTADKKKKKSKKSVETYKIYIFKVLKQVHPDIGISSKAMGIMNSFINDIFEKLAAESSRLARYNKKPTITSREIQTAVRLVLPGELAKHAVSEGTKAVTKFTSS, encoded by the coding sequence atggcACCCAAAGCAGAGAAGAAACCAGCTGAGAAGAAGCCCGCCGAAGAGAAGAAAGCAGAGAAAGCACCAGCAGGGAAGAAACCCAGAGCCGAGAAGAAATTACCAAGCAAGGATGCTTCAACAgcagacaagaagaagaagaaatcaaagaaatcagTCGAAACTTACAAGATCTACATCTTCAAAGTTCTGAAACAAGTTCATCCTGATATTGGTATCTCAAGCAAAGCAATGGGTATCATGAACAGTTTCATAAATGATATCTTTGAGAAACTCGCTGCAGAATCATCCAGATTAGCAAGATACAACAAGAAACCAACAATCACTTCTCGAGAGATTCAAACTGCTGTTCGTCTTGTTCTTCCTGGTGAATTGGCTAAGCATGCTGTTTCTGAGGGTACTAAAGCTGTTACCAAATTTACTAGTTCTTAA